Proteins encoded within one genomic window of Elephas maximus indicus isolate mEleMax1 chromosome 21, mEleMax1 primary haplotype, whole genome shotgun sequence:
- the LOC126064754 gene encoding cytochrome b5 type B, which translates to MASVEASSSDEQGQGVETSVTYYRLEEVAKRNSSKEIWLVIHGRVYDVTRFLDEHPGGEEVLLEQAGVDASESFEDVGHSFDAREMLKQYYIGDVHPSDLKTDNSSKDTPKNNMCKSCWSYWVFPIIGAILLGFLYRYYTSEGKSS; encoded by the exons ATGGCGTCCGTGGAAGCCAGCAGCAGTGACGAGCAAGGGCAGGGGGTCGAGACCTCCGTCACCTATTACCGGTTGGAGGAGGTAGCGAAGCGCAACTCCTCGAAGGAAATATGGCTGGTGATCCACGGGCGAGTCTACGATGTTACCCGCTTTCTAGATGAG CATCCTGGTGGAGAGGAGGTTCTGCTGGAACAAGCTGGTGTAGATGCAAGTGAAAGTTTTGAAGATGTAGGCCACTCCTTTGATGCCAGAGAAATGCTAAAGCAGTACTATATTGGTGATGTCCATCCG AGTGACCTTAAAACTGACAACAGTAGCAAG GACACTCCGAAAAATAATATGTGCAAAAG TTGCTGGTCATACTGGGTTTTCCCCATCATAGGAGCTATTCTCTTAGGTTTCCTGTATCGTTACTACACATCAGAAGGCAAATCCTCCTGA